A stretch of Cyanobacterium sp. HL-69 DNA encodes these proteins:
- a CDS encoding Hydrolase, alpha/beta fold family protein: MKIVENKRKVGNVEWFFRSCFPVQETDKSPIFFLHGLPSQSFCWTEIMPFVAESGYSAIAPDWLGWANSDKPDKRDFAYTPEAYIKALTDFIDAFKVEKVSLVIQGFLATIGIQYALQNPDKIDKLIILNSPISTSAKVPWLIKQCGVPFLGDMITQDPLFVDRTLEKGAGYVISDENLAYYRKPIITSSLAGRTMVTMVRRMQFLDSMKEIEAGLKTWEKPCLILWGIDDPWLSIDPVEAIAKANPNITLKKISEAKHYPQEHFSKKISPILVNFL, encoded by the coding sequence ATGAAAATAGTAGAAAATAAAAGAAAAGTCGGTAATGTAGAATGGTTTTTTCGCTCTTGTTTTCCTGTTCAAGAAACAGATAAAAGCCCTATTTTTTTTCTTCATGGTTTACCATCCCAGAGTTTTTGTTGGACAGAAATTATGCCCTTTGTAGCGGAATCTGGCTACAGTGCGATCGCCCCTGATTGGTTAGGATGGGCGAACTCTGATAAACCAGACAAAAGAGATTTTGCCTACACTCCCGAAGCCTATATCAAAGCATTAACAGATTTTATTGATGCCTTTAAAGTAGAAAAAGTTAGCTTAGTAATCCAAGGATTTTTAGCTACCATTGGCATTCAATATGCCCTCCAAAATCCAGACAAAATTGATAAATTAATTATTTTAAATAGTCCTATTTCTACCAGTGCAAAAGTACCTTGGTTAATCAAACAATGTGGCGTTCCTTTCCTTGGTGATATGATAACCCAAGATCCTTTATTTGTAGATCGAACTCTCGAAAAAGGTGCAGGATATGTCATTTCTGATGAAAATTTAGCCTACTACCGTAAACCCATTATAACTTCTTCTTTGGCAGGTAGAACCATGGTAACAATGGTTAGAAGAATGCAGTTTCTTGATAGTATGAAAGAAATTGAAGCAGGGTTAAAAACATGGGAAAAACCTTGTCTAATTCTTTGGGGAATAGATGATCCTTGGCTTAGTATCGATCCAGTAGAAGCTATTGCCAAAGCAAATCCTAATATTACATTAAAGAAAATATCAGAAGCAAAACACTATCCCCAAGAGCATTTTTCTAAAAAAATAAGTCCCATTTTAGTTAACTTTTTGTAG